A single region of the Bacillus cereus genome encodes:
- the chbG gene encoding chitin disaccharide deacetylase translates to MIKLIVNADDFGLTEGTNYGIIDGHKNGLVNSTTMMMNMPGTEHAVSLAKEYKTLGIGVHLVLTAGKPLLGDVPSLVSSDGLFHKQSVVWEGKVNPEEVEREWTAQIEKFLSYGLTPTHLDSHHHVHGLPILHDVLERLAAKYNVPIRRCEEERAVRPFSDVFYSDFYADGVTEDYFVKLQERVQGEQTVEIMVHPAYIDPELVKRSSYVMDRVKELRILTESELPEGIELVKF, encoded by the coding sequence ATGATTAAGCTAATTGTAAATGCAGATGATTTTGGTCTTACAGAAGGTACAAATTACGGAATTATTGATGGACATAAAAATGGACTTGTAAATTCAACGACGATGATGATGAATATGCCAGGGACAGAACATGCTGTAAGCTTAGCGAAAGAGTATAAAACGTTAGGGATAGGAGTGCATCTCGTATTAACAGCAGGGAAACCACTTCTTGGAGACGTACCATCACTTGTAAGTAGCGATGGATTGTTTCATAAACAAAGCGTCGTATGGGAAGGGAAAGTAAATCCAGAGGAAGTTGAGAGGGAGTGGACTGCTCAAATTGAGAAATTCCTCTCTTACGGATTAACACCAACTCATTTAGATAGTCATCATCACGTGCATGGATTACCGATTTTGCACGATGTTCTTGAGAGATTAGCGGCTAAATATAATGTTCCAATTCGTCGTTGTGAGGAAGAGAGAGCGGTACGCCCGTTTTCTGACGTGTTTTACAGTGACTTTTACGCGGATGGTGTGACGGAAGATTACTTTGTAAAGTTACAAGAAAGGGTGCAGGGTGAACAAACGGTAGAAATTATGGTGCATCCAGCTTATATTGACCCAGAGCTTGTGAAACGTTCTTCTTACGTAATGGATCGTGTGAAAGAATTGCGTATTTTAACGGAGAGCGAGTTGCCTGAAGGAATAGAACTTGTGAAGTTTTAA
- a CDS encoding PTS lactose/cellobiose transporter subunit IIA, producing the protein MMTTAEQIPFQLILNSGNARSFAMEALQFAKQGKMAEADEAMVKAKEAINEAHHFQTELIQSEARGEKTEISVLLIHAQDHLMNAITVKELAAEFIDLYKKLEAKGE; encoded by the coding sequence ATGATGACTACAGCAGAACAAATTCCATTCCAATTGATTTTAAATAGTGGTAATGCACGAAGCTTTGCAATGGAGGCACTTCAATTTGCCAAACAGGGGAAAATGGCAGAAGCTGATGAAGCGATGGTAAAGGCGAAAGAAGCGATTAATGAAGCGCATCATTTCCAAACAGAGCTCATACAATCAGAAGCAAGAGGAGAAAAAACAGAGATTAGTGTTCTTTTAATTCATGCACAAGATCATTTAATGAATGCGATTACAGTGAAAGAATTAGCGGCAGAATTTATTGACCTTTATAAAAAGTTAGAAGCGAAAGGGGAATAA
- the celB gene encoding PTS cellobiose transporter subunit IIC: protein MQKFIAFMEKYIVPVAGKIGSQRHLAAIRDGFIAVMPLILVGALASLINGFPSEAFQDFMKGLFGETWKQVGGGMWTGSFAILALIIAFTTSYNLAKSYGVDGLSAGIISFGALIILTPTTPKEGGLNLAWTGAQGLFVAIIVALLVTEVFRFFVQRNITFKMPDGVPPAVLRSFAAIVPAFVILTVVAGIQLAVKLAGTSVHEFIFNTIQSPLQSLAGTLPSAIVIVILVHLLWFFGLHGPNIVGGIIEPLYLPALEKNMKLFQGGTSAFDVPNIITKPFFDTFVYLGGSGATLAFLVVVLLVAKSAQLRGVSRLSIGPGAFNINEPVIFGTPIILNPILFLPFILAPIVLVITSYTAISIGWVPKTVVMIPWATPPIISGYLVTGGHISGAILQLFNFVIAMVIYYPFVVLCDRSVVRTEKAATQGNNNSVPM from the coding sequence ATGCAAAAGTTTATTGCATTCATGGAGAAGTATATTGTTCCTGTCGCTGGTAAAATCGGATCGCAACGTCACTTAGCTGCGATCCGTGACGGATTTATTGCAGTTATGCCACTTATTTTAGTTGGTGCACTGGCATCACTAATTAATGGTTTTCCATCTGAAGCTTTCCAAGATTTCATGAAAGGTTTGTTTGGTGAAACGTGGAAACAAGTTGGCGGTGGAATGTGGACTGGTTCTTTCGCAATTCTAGCACTAATCATAGCATTTACAACAAGTTATAACTTAGCAAAATCTTACGGCGTTGATGGTTTGTCAGCAGGTATTATTTCATTTGGTGCGTTAATTATTCTTACGCCAACAACACCGAAAGAAGGCGGATTGAACTTAGCTTGGACAGGTGCACAAGGGTTATTCGTAGCAATTATTGTGGCACTCCTTGTTACTGAGGTATTCCGTTTCTTTGTACAAAGAAACATTACTTTTAAAATGCCTGATGGAGTACCACCAGCAGTTTTAAGATCTTTCGCAGCTATAGTTCCAGCATTTGTTATCTTAACAGTAGTTGCAGGTATTCAATTAGCAGTGAAATTAGCTGGTACAAGTGTTCATGAATTTATCTTTAATACGATTCAATCACCACTGCAAAGTTTAGCGGGGACATTACCAAGTGCAATTGTCATTGTAATCCTTGTTCATCTTCTTTGGTTCTTCGGTTTACATGGTCCAAATATCGTTGGTGGTATTATTGAGCCATTATACTTACCGGCATTAGAGAAAAACATGAAGTTATTCCAAGGTGGTACATCTGCATTTGATGTTCCAAACATTATTACAAAACCATTCTTTGATACTTTTGTATATCTTGGTGGTTCTGGTGCAACATTAGCGTTCTTAGTAGTGGTATTACTTGTAGCAAAAAGTGCACAATTACGCGGTGTATCTCGTTTATCAATTGGTCCAGGTGCATTCAACATTAATGAACCCGTAATCTTTGGTACACCAATTATCTTAAATCCGATTTTATTCTTACCGTTTATTCTAGCACCAATTGTATTAGTAATTACTTCTTATACAGCTATATCTATTGGTTGGGTACCAAAAACAGTTGTGATGATTCCATGGGCAACACCACCAATTATTAGTGGTTATCTTGTAACAGGTGGACATATTTCAGGTGCAATTCTACAGTTATTCAACTTTGTAATTGCGATGGTAATCTATTATCCATTCGTTGTGTTATGTGACCGTTCAGTTGTTCGTACTGAAAAAGCAGCAACGCAAGGAAATAACAACTCTGTACCTATGTAA
- a CDS encoding chromate transporter produces MKNNKYTFHTLLEIFLVSFKLGLTSFGGPVAHLGYFHHEYIQKRKWMDERSYGDLVALCQFLPGPASSQVGMGIGLLRGGLLGAIVSWIGFTLPSVLVLVFFTSFLNQFDLGSAGWIHGLKLVAVAIVAHAIWGMAQKLTPDRNRATVAIVTAAIALLWPNSWTQVILIIISGFIGWFLYRNQPISQSQNIKVPISKTIAVSCLVLFFGLLLLLPILRPFSYYIALFDSFYRSGALVFGGGHVVLPLLEGEFVQNSMMTKEQFLAGYGLTQAVPGPLFTFASYIGEVLNGTAGAIVATIAIFLPAFLLVIGVLPFWDSVRRVSYIQGALLGVNAAVVGILLAAFYDPIWTSTIMNSVDFVFASLLFCLLAFWKTPPWVIVILGAFGGYVLSIL; encoded by the coding sequence TTGAAAAATAACAAATACACTTTTCACACATTATTAGAGATTTTTCTCGTCTCATTTAAATTAGGACTTACTTCATTTGGTGGCCCCGTCGCCCATCTCGGCTATTTCCACCACGAATACATACAAAAAAGAAAATGGATGGATGAAAGAAGCTATGGAGATTTAGTAGCACTATGCCAATTCCTCCCTGGCCCTGCTAGCAGTCAAGTCGGTATGGGGATTGGATTACTAAGAGGTGGTTTATTAGGAGCTATTGTTTCATGGATTGGATTCACGCTACCGTCTGTGCTTGTTTTGGTTTTCTTCACCTCGTTCCTTAATCAGTTCGATCTTGGAAGTGCTGGCTGGATTCACGGGCTAAAACTTGTAGCAGTCGCTATTGTCGCTCATGCCATATGGGGAATGGCACAAAAATTAACACCCGACCGAAATCGTGCGACCGTTGCGATTGTAACTGCCGCAATCGCCTTACTATGGCCAAACAGCTGGACACAAGTCATTCTCATTATAATATCTGGCTTTATTGGTTGGTTTTTATATCGCAATCAACCAATTAGCCAATCTCAAAATATAAAAGTACCTATTTCAAAAACGATAGCAGTCTCTTGTCTCGTCTTATTCTTCGGACTATTACTACTGCTACCAATATTAAGACCATTCTCTTATTACATCGCTTTATTTGATAGTTTTTATCGCTCTGGCGCACTTGTATTTGGAGGCGGACACGTCGTACTTCCCCTTCTTGAAGGTGAGTTCGTACAAAACAGCATGATGACAAAAGAACAGTTCCTAGCTGGATATGGATTAACACAAGCCGTACCAGGACCACTATTTACATTCGCCTCTTATATAGGCGAAGTGCTAAATGGAACCGCCGGAGCAATTGTTGCAACAATCGCGATCTTTCTTCCTGCCTTCTTGCTCGTTATTGGCGTCTTACCATTTTGGGACAGTGTAAGGAGAGTATCCTACATACAAGGCGCACTACTTGGAGTGAATGCAGCCGTTGTCGGTATTTTACTAGCAGCTTTTTATGATCCAATTTGGACGAGTACAATTATGAATTCTGTAGATTTCGTTTTTGCTTCTCTTCTATTTTGCTTACTCGCTTTTTGGAAAACGCCACCTTGGGTTATCGTTATACTCGGAGCCTTTGGTGGATATGTTCTATCCATTTTATAA
- the celB gene encoding PTS cellobiose transporter subunit IIC has translation MIRFLEKYVMPVAGKVAEQRHLLAIRDGLVLTMPFLIIGSIFLIISTLPIPGYSEFMASLFGKNWNVALGYPVSATFNIMALIAVFGIAYRLGEYYKVDALASGALSLVTFLLATPFQVAYIMPGTKESILVDGVIPAALMGSQGLFVAMIIAIISTEIYRFLVQKKMIIKMPETVPPAVTRSFAALIPGFIVVTVVWIIRLIFEHTTFGSIHNVVGKLLQEPLSVLGASLWGAVIAVILVHVLWACGIHGATIVGGVMSPIWLSLMDQNRIAFQAGQDVPNTITAQFFDLWIYMGGSGATLALVVGMLLFARSQQLKSLGRLSIAPGIFNINEMVTFGMPIVMNPLLLIPFILVPVVLTVVSYFAMEWGMVARPSGAAVTWTTPILFSGYLGSGGKFSGVILQLVNFALAFFIYLPFLKIWDKQKLAEEKGA, from the coding sequence ATGATACGGTTTTTAGAGAAATATGTGATGCCGGTTGCAGGAAAGGTTGCAGAGCAGAGGCATTTATTAGCAATTCGTGATGGGCTTGTATTGACGATGCCTTTCTTAATTATAGGATCAATTTTTCTTATTATTAGTACATTACCAATCCCAGGGTATAGTGAATTCATGGCGAGTTTGTTCGGGAAAAACTGGAACGTAGCATTAGGGTATCCAGTTAGTGCAACTTTTAATATAATGGCTTTAATAGCTGTTTTTGGAATCGCTTACAGACTTGGTGAGTATTATAAAGTAGATGCTTTAGCATCTGGGGCATTGTCACTTGTAACATTTCTACTGGCAACTCCATTTCAAGTTGCATATATCATGCCGGGTACGAAAGAAAGTATACTGGTAGATGGCGTAATTCCAGCGGCATTAATGGGAAGCCAAGGTTTATTTGTAGCGATGATTATTGCAATTATATCTACTGAAATATACCGATTTCTTGTGCAGAAAAAGATGATTATAAAGATGCCTGAGACCGTTCCACCAGCAGTAACACGTTCATTTGCAGCGCTTATTCCAGGATTTATTGTTGTGACAGTTGTTTGGATTATTAGATTAATTTTTGAACATACGACTTTCGGAAGTATTCATAATGTTGTAGGGAAGCTATTGCAAGAACCACTTAGTGTACTTGGTGCTAGTCTTTGGGGAGCAGTTATAGCGGTTATTCTCGTTCATGTCCTTTGGGCATGCGGAATTCATGGGGCTACAATTGTAGGTGGTGTAATGAGCCCGATTTGGTTATCGTTAATGGATCAGAATCGAATTGCTTTTCAGGCCGGGCAAGATGTACCGAATACAATTACAGCACAGTTTTTTGACCTATGGATTTATATGGGAGGATCTGGTGCAACACTTGCTTTAGTTGTCGGAATGTTATTATTTGCACGAAGTCAGCAATTAAAAAGTTTAGGCCGTTTGTCGATTGCACCTGGTATTTTTAATATTAACGAGATGGTGACTTTCGGTATGCCAATTGTCATGAACCCGCTGTTACTGATTCCATTTATATTGGTTCCAGTTGTATTAACGGTTGTTTCTTACTTTGCGATGGAATGGGGGATGGTTGCCCGTCCGAGCGGAGCTGCTGTAACATGGACTACACCTATTCTATTTAGTGGATATTTAGGGTCGGGTGGTAAATTCTCGGGAGTTATTTTGCAACTTGTGAACTTTGCACTAGCATTCTTTATTTATTTACCATTCTTAAAAATATGGGATAAACAAAAATTAGCGGAAGAAAAGGGGGCGTAA
- the celF gene encoding 6-phospho-beta-glucosidase: protein MTGIKIATIGGGSSYTPELIEGFIKRYDELPVREIWLVDIEAGKEKLEIVGNLAKRMVKKSGLPIEVHLTLDRREALKDADFVTTQLRVGLLEARAKDEAIPLKYDVIGQETNGPGGLFKALRTIPVILDICKDMEELCPNAWLINFANPAGMVTEAVLRYTNIQRVVGLCNVPIGIRMGLARLLEVDASRVHVDFAGLNHMVYGLDVYLDGVSVMDRVLELVTDPEKQITMENIAALNWEPDFIRGLRAIPCPYHRYYYKTREMLEEEKEASIEKGTRAEVVKQLEDDLFELYKDPNLDIKPPQLEKRGGAYYSDAACSLITSIYNNKGDIQPVNTRNNGTIASLPHDSAVEVNCIITKEGPKPIAVGDLPVPVRGLVQQIKSFERTTIEAAVTGDYHKALLAMTINPLVPSDKVAKQILDEMLEAHKEHLPQFFKKIEK, encoded by the coding sequence ATGACTGGAATTAAAATTGCTACAATCGGCGGTGGATCTAGTTATACACCAGAGTTAATTGAAGGATTTATTAAACGTTATGATGAGCTTCCTGTTCGTGAAATTTGGTTAGTAGATATTGAGGCAGGAAAAGAAAAGTTAGAAATCGTTGGTAACTTAGCGAAACGTATGGTGAAAAAATCTGGTTTACCAATCGAGGTACATTTAACGCTTGATCGCCGCGAGGCATTAAAGGATGCTGACTTTGTAACAACACAGCTTCGCGTTGGTTTATTAGAAGCTCGTGCAAAAGATGAAGCAATTCCATTAAAATATGATGTGATTGGTCAGGAAACGAATGGTCCTGGTGGTTTATTTAAAGCGCTGAGAACGATTCCTGTTATTTTAGATATTTGTAAGGACATGGAGGAGCTTTGTCCGAATGCATGGTTAATTAACTTTGCGAACCCAGCAGGTATGGTAACAGAAGCTGTTCTTCGTTATACAAATATTCAAAGAGTAGTTGGTCTGTGTAACGTTCCAATCGGAATTCGTATGGGTCTTGCGAGATTACTTGAAGTAGATGCAAGTCGTGTCCACGTTGATTTTGCAGGTTTAAATCATATGGTATACGGATTAGATGTATACTTAGACGGAGTAAGTGTAATGGATCGTGTGTTAGAGCTTGTAACAGATCCAGAAAAGCAAATTACGATGGAAAATATCGCTGCGCTTAACTGGGAGCCAGACTTTATTCGCGGTCTTCGTGCAATTCCATGTCCATACCATCGTTACTACTACAAAACACGTGAAATGTTAGAAGAAGAGAAAGAAGCTTCGATTGAAAAAGGTACACGTGCAGAAGTAGTAAAACAATTAGAAGATGATTTATTCGAGTTATATAAAGACCCGAATTTAGATATTAAGCCACCACAATTAGAAAAACGTGGCGGAGCTTATTATAGTGATGCAGCATGTAGCTTAATTACGTCTATTTACAATAATAAAGGTGATATCCAGCCTGTTAATACACGAAACAACGGAACAATTGCAAGCTTGCCACATGATTCAGCTGTTGAAGTGAACTGTATTATTACGAAAGAAGGTCCAAAACCAATTGCGGTTGGAGATCTTCCAGTACCGGTTCGCGGTTTAGTACAGCAAATTAAATCATTTGAGCGCACAACAATTGAAGCTGCTGTTACAGGGGATTATCATAAAGCGCTGCTTGCTATGACAATTAATCCACTTGTACCATCAGATAAAGTTGCAAAACAAATTTTAGATGAAATGTTGGAAGCACATAAAGAGCATCTTCCACAATTCTTTAAAAAGATAGAGAAATAA
- a CDS encoding PTS sugar transporter subunit IIB, with protein sequence MNILLCCSAGMSTSLLVTKMEVAAKARGLEGKIWAVSGDAVKNNIDQADVLLLGPQVRYMLSSMKTLADEKNVGIDVINPMHYGMMNGEAVLDHALTLKK encoded by the coding sequence ATGAATATTTTATTATGTTGCTCAGCAGGGATGTCTACAAGTTTACTAGTTACAAAAATGGAAGTGGCTGCAAAAGCTCGCGGTTTAGAAGGAAAGATTTGGGCTGTATCTGGGGATGCAGTAAAAAACAATATCGATCAAGCAGATGTACTATTATTAGGACCACAAGTTCGTTACATGCTCTCTTCAATGAAAACGCTTGCTGATGAGAAAAACGTTGGAATCGATGTTATTAATCCAATGCACTACGGCATGATGAATGGAGAAGCAGTTTTAGATCACGCATTAACACTTAAAAAATAA
- the exsM gene encoding exosporium regulatory protein ExsM: MTTHFFARLTGKREIPPVNTEAYGVTEFIFSEDLKKLQYRVILKNIEKVTSCQIHLGKADQIGPVVLNLFGPLKQGISVSEGVVTGVVNVEDFEGPLQGRAFDSLLQEIIEANVYVNVYTKSNKKGEIRGRIRKVKK; this comes from the coding sequence ATGACAACACATTTCTTTGCTAGGTTAACAGGGAAGAGGGAAATACCTCCTGTAAATACAGAAGCTTATGGTGTAACAGAGTTTATTTTTAGTGAGGATTTAAAGAAGTTGCAATATCGGGTCATATTGAAAAACATCGAAAAGGTTACATCATGCCAAATTCATTTAGGAAAAGCGGATCAAATTGGTCCAGTTGTTTTAAATTTGTTTGGTCCGCTAAAGCAAGGTATTAGTGTAAGTGAAGGAGTCGTGACCGGTGTAGTCAATGTGGAGGATTTTGAAGGACCTTTACAGGGGAGAGCGTTTGATAGCCTACTTCAAGAAATCATTGAGGCGAATGTATATGTAAATGTTTATACGAAGTCCAATAAGAAGGGCGAAATCAGGGGGAGAATAAGGAAAGTAAAGAAATAG
- a CDS encoding PTS lactose/cellobiose transporter subunit IIA, protein MDTVETKAFHLILHGGNARSCSMEAIDCAKRGEFTEAEAKLQEALEELKEAHRLQTELIQKEAAGEKTEVTLLMVHAQDHLMNAITVKELASEFVELYRKMSEAE, encoded by the coding sequence ATGGATACGGTAGAAACGAAAGCTTTTCATTTAATCTTGCATGGAGGAAATGCGAGAAGTTGTTCAATGGAAGCAATTGATTGCGCAAAGCGTGGAGAGTTTACAGAAGCAGAAGCGAAATTACAAGAAGCGTTAGAGGAATTAAAAGAGGCGCACCGCTTACAAACAGAGCTCATACAGAAAGAGGCTGCCGGGGAAAAAACCGAGGTTACCCTGCTGATGGTGCATGCACAAGATCATTTAATGAACGCAATTACAGTGAAGGAATTGGCGAGTGAGTTTGTAGAATTATATAGGAAGATGTCAGAAGCGGAATGA
- a CDS encoding PTS sugar transporter subunit IIB: MNILLCCAAGMSSSLIVTKMEKAAEARGIEVKIWAVSGSEVNSHIDEADVLLLGPQVRYLLPKMKELCKEKGVPVDVIQSVHYGLCNGEAILQAALSMKP; the protein is encoded by the coding sequence ATGAATATTTTGCTTTGCTGTGCAGCGGGAATGTCTTCCAGTTTGATAGTTACAAAAATGGAGAAAGCAGCAGAGGCAAGAGGGATAGAGGTAAAGATTTGGGCTGTATCAGGTTCTGAAGTAAATAGTCACATAGATGAAGCTGATGTACTTTTACTTGGACCGCAAGTACGTTATTTATTACCGAAAATGAAAGAATTATGTAAGGAGAAGGGAGTACCTGTGGATGTCATTCAATCCGTCCATTACGGGCTTTGTAATGGAGAAGCTATCTTACAAGCAGCTTTGTCAATGAAACCATGA